A section of the Leptotrichia sp. HSP-342 genome encodes:
- a CDS encoding HIRAN domain-containing protein: MLINNFSGIKLEFDGLYYGGNYEIEIFPDGRFYYSYIENTSVELKKGSFQINQKEIMIFEEMMDYFELLKNQSNYMINEFNFGNGVLVIQKNNGREEKIRLGKEMMFEYAKTLIDKYTKKSKRLFLLDTYLEGAKYIRNFAIKIKDEVQLDLFREFNGISLNAVAMYNSKKEKVGYLPKNQSEIIARMIDAGKKFIAVPIPYDEEIALKIYLVD, encoded by the coding sequence ATGTTAATAAATAATTTTAGCGGGATAAAACTTGAGTTTGATGGACTTTATTATGGAGGAAATTATGAAATTGAAATTTTTCCTGATGGAAGATTTTATTATTCATATATTGAAAATACTTCAGTTGAGCTAAAAAAAGGTTCTTTCCAGATCAATCAGAAGGAAATTATGATTTTTGAAGAAATGATGGATTATTTTGAACTTTTGAAAAATCAAAGTAATTATATGATAAATGAGTTTAATTTCGGGAATGGAGTGCTTGTTATTCAGAAAAATAATGGACGTGAGGAAAAAATTAGGCTTGGCAAGGAAATGATGTTTGAATATGCCAAAACATTAATTGATAAATATACAAAAAAATCAAAAAGGCTCTTTTTACTGGATACTTATTTGGAAGGAGCTAAATATATCAGAAATTTTGCAATTAAAATTAAAGATGAAGTTCAATTGGATTTATTTCGTGAATTTAACGGCATTTCGTTAAATGCAGTCGCCATGTATAATTCCAAAAAGGAAAAAGTTGGATATTTGCCGAAAAACCAAAGTGAAATTATTGCAAGAATGATTGATGCTGGGAAAAAGTTTATTGCAGTACCGATTCCTTATGATGAGGAGATAGCTCTTAAAATTTATCTTGTAGATTAA
- a CDS encoding HAD family hydrolase: MNKNVAAFFDIDGTIYRDSLLIEHFKMLVQYEYIDMMTWEGKVKEKFSKWENRTGDYDDYLDELVQTYMEALKNFSKEDMDFIAKRVMELKGDKVYRYTRERLKYHKERNHKVIIISGSPDFLVSKMAERYGVKDYKASIYEVNENGIFTGKVTPMWDARSKQKAIADFCKMYEIDLTKSYAYGDTTGDLTMFKKVGNAIAINPAKKLLQKIKRDKELKEKVMIVVERKDVIYKLKADVDII, from the coding sequence ATGAATAAAAATGTAGCGGCATTTTTTGACATAGATGGAACAATTTATAGAGATTCTTTACTAATTGAGCATTTTAAGATGCTTGTGCAGTATGAATATATTGATATGATGACTTGGGAAGGGAAAGTTAAAGAAAAATTTTCCAAATGGGAAAATAGAACTGGAGATTATGACGATTATCTAGATGAACTTGTGCAGACTTATATGGAAGCTCTAAAGAATTTTAGCAAGGAGGATATGGATTTTATTGCTAAAAGGGTAATGGAGCTGAAAGGCGACAAGGTTTATCGTTACACACGTGAAAGATTAAAGTACCACAAAGAAAGAAATCATAAAGTTATAATTATTTCTGGGAGCCCAGACTTTCTTGTAAGCAAGATGGCTGAAAGATACGGAGTTAAAGATTATAAGGCTTCTATTTATGAAGTTAATGAAAATGGTATTTTTACAGGAAAAGTAACTCCAATGTGGGATGCCAGAAGTAAACAAAAAGCAATAGCAGATTTTTGTAAAATGTACGAAATAGATTTGACAAAATCATATGCTTACGGAGATACAACAGGTGATCTGACAATGTTTAAAAAGGTAGGAAACGCCATTGCTATAAATCCTGCTAAAAAATTACTTCAAAAAATAAAAAGAGATAAAGAATTGAAGGAAAAAGTAATGATAGTTGTAGAAAGAAAAGATGTTATTTATAAATTAAAAGCAGATGTGGATATTATATAA
- a CDS encoding NAD(P)-dependent oxidoreductase — translation MDKNLKIVYLDRITAGPIDLKEKFSKYGKYIEYEDTNSSEIDERIKDVDVVITTRIKLGKKQFEKAEKLKLILITATGFNHIDVKSANEFGIKVANVSGYSTNSVAQLAITFLLNELTPVNRYFEEVKEGKWMNIVVPEYQKYPIDDATGKILGIVGFGNIGKRVGKIAEMLGMKVIVAKNTGKEYGKSETAIGEDGILRYELDEVLEKCDILTLHVPLTDSTRNLINLEKMKKMKKSAVILNLARGPIINQEDLYFALKNKIIKSAAVDVTSVEPIEKNSKLFELDNILITPHIAWKSEKSMIKLMDDVEKNLKLFLEGKLEGLK, via the coding sequence ATGGATAAAAATTTAAAGATAGTTTATTTAGACAGAATTACGGCAGGCCCTATTGATTTGAAAGAAAAATTTTCTAAATACGGCAAATACATTGAGTATGAGGATACTAATTCTAGCGAAATTGACGAAAGAATAAAGGATGTGGATGTTGTAATAACGACCCGGATAAAATTGGGGAAAAAGCAATTTGAGAAGGCTGAAAAACTTAAATTGATACTTATTACAGCGACAGGATTTAACCATATTGATGTGAAAAGTGCAAATGAGTTTGGGATAAAAGTAGCGAATGTTTCGGGGTATTCGACTAATTCTGTGGCACAGCTTGCAATTACTTTTTTATTGAATGAATTGACACCTGTTAATAGATATTTTGAGGAAGTTAAAGAAGGAAAATGGATGAATATTGTTGTTCCTGAATATCAGAAATATCCGATAGATGATGCGACTGGGAAGATTTTGGGAATTGTGGGATTTGGAAATATTGGTAAAAGAGTTGGAAAGATTGCTGAAATGCTTGGAATGAAAGTTATAGTTGCTAAAAATACTGGAAAAGAATATGGCAAAAGTGAAACTGCAATTGGAGAAGATGGAATTTTACGGTATGAATTGGACGAAGTGCTGGAAAAATGTGATATTTTAACGCTTCATGTCCCGCTGACTGATTCAACACGAAATCTTATAAATCTTGAAAAAATGAAAAAAATGAAGAAAAGTGCGGTAATTTTGAATCTTGCAAGAGGACCCATAATAAATCAGGAAGATTTGTATTTTGCACTAAAAAATAAAATAATAAAATCAGCAGCTGTTGATGTTACAAGTGTTGAGCCAATTGAAAAAAATTCTAAATTATTTGAGCTAGATAATATTTTAATTACACCGCATATTGCTTGGAAATCTGAAAAAAGCATGATAAAGCTGATGGACGATGTTGAGAAAAATTTAAAACTGTTTCTTGAAGGAAAGCTGGAAGGCTTAAAATAG
- a CDS encoding Cof-type HAD-IIB family hydrolase encodes MVKLIAIDMDGTLLNENKHIDKAQKEAIHDAIEAGIKIVLCTGRPLYGILPFYKELGLHELDMEGYVILNNGCSIHKTKNWELIDWVEITSDDIDYLYKFSEEHDINFTLVDDTHYFNIGRKPTDELVIDAKFVFSDITEISLEEAKSGKYKIIKAMYIGNPEEMESFHKKYENILKDKYSEVLSQPYVYEILPKGNNKGTGLKKLADKLGIKQEEVMAIGDGNNDIEMFEYANYSVAMENATELAAKAAKYRTDSNMNDGVAKAIRKYALNKI; translated from the coding sequence ATGGTAAAACTAATTGCAATTGATATGGATGGAACTTTATTGAATGAGAATAAACATATTGACAAGGCACAGAAGGAGGCGATTCACGATGCAATAGAAGCTGGAATAAAAATTGTGCTCTGTACAGGAAGGCCTTTGTATGGTATTTTGCCATTTTATAAGGAACTTGGACTTCATGAACTTGATATGGAAGGATATGTAATTTTAAATAATGGATGTTCGATTCACAAGACGAAAAACTGGGAGTTGATTGATTGGGTAGAGATTACATCTGATGATATTGATTACTTGTATAAATTTTCTGAAGAACATGATATAAACTTTACTTTGGTTGATGATACACATTATTTCAACATAGGTAGAAAACCTACAGATGAACTTGTTATAGATGCAAAATTTGTTTTTTCAGACATTACAGAAATAAGTCTTGAAGAGGCGAAAAGTGGAAAATACAAGATAATTAAGGCAATGTATATCGGAAATCCTGAAGAAATGGAAAGTTTCCATAAAAAATATGAAAATATACTAAAAGATAAATATAGCGAGGTACTAAGCCAGCCATATGTGTATGAAATACTGCCAAAAGGGAACAATAAAGGAACAGGGTTAAAAAAACTTGCAGATAAGTTAGGAATAAAGCAGGAAGAAGTAATGGCAATTGGTGATGGAAATAATGACATTGAAATGTTTGAATATGCCAATTATAGTGTTGCAATGGAAAATGCAACAGAACTTGCAGCAAAAGCAGCCAAATACAGGACTGACAGCAATATGAACGATGGAGTGGCAAAAGCAATTAGAAAGTATGCTCTTAATAAAATTTGA
- the deoD gene encoding purine-nucleoside phosphorylase: MGTPHIGANKGDIAETILLPGDPLRAKYIAETFWEDVVQYNNVRGMLGFTGTYKGKKISVQGTGMGVPSIGIYSHELITEFGVKNLIRIGTAGSYQEDVKVRDVVIAMSASTDSAINKLRFNGADYAPTASSDLVFKAYEIAKAKGLNVKAGNVFTSDTFYGDDPNAWKKWAEFGVLCVEMETAQLYTTAAKLGVNALTLLTISDSFITHEVTSAEERQTTFNEMIEVALETALQL; this comes from the coding sequence ATGGGAACGCCGCATATTGGAGCAAATAAAGGAGATATTGCAGAAACTATACTATTGCCAGGAGATCCGCTTAGAGCAAAATATATCGCAGAAACATTTTGGGAAGATGTTGTTCAGTATAATAATGTTAGAGGAATGCTAGGATTTACTGGGACTTATAAAGGGAAAAAAATATCTGTTCAAGGAACTGGAATGGGAGTGCCTTCAATTGGGATTTATTCACATGAACTGATAACTGAATTTGGAGTAAAGAACTTGATTAGAATCGGTACAGCTGGTTCTTATCAAGAAGATGTGAAAGTTAGAGATGTTGTTATCGCAATGTCAGCTTCAACTGATTCTGCTATTAACAAATTGAGATTTAATGGAGCAGATTATGCACCTACAGCAAGTTCAGATTTAGTTTTCAAGGCTTATGAAATTGCTAAGGCAAAAGGATTGAATGTAAAGGCTGGAAATGTATTTACAAGTGACACTTTCTATGGAGATGACCCTAATGCTTGGAAAAAATGGGCTGAATTTGGAGTATTATGTGTGGAAATGGAAACAGCACAACTTTATACAACAGCGGCAAAATTAGGAGTAAATGCATTAACTTTACTTACAATAAGTGATTCATTCATTACTCACGAAGTTACAAGTGCTGAAGAAAGACAGACAACTTTTAATGAAATGATAGAAGTGGCCTTAGAAACAGCATTACAGCTTTAA
- a CDS encoding RNA ligase yields MRTLLLLRGTVGSGKSTFVKENNLEPYTLEADKFRLLLSNPKLTKFGDFEISQKNDRLAWEMLFNCLEERMKSGEFTVVDATHTTKRAMNSYKNLADKYKYTIYYYQLDTPLEECIENNKKRESYKQVDENVISRMFRNIQNEKISGSFKRIFDINEIINFCIADVTGKYDKVRIIGDIHSCFTAISEIVKDFDKNTLYVFLGDFLDRGIEHKQTLLLMLDLYKKENVIMIEGNHEIHLENFANDFKINSKQFLNETLPAILEDEENIDNFKREIRKFYKKLRQCYAFKFYNHKILCTHAGLSFVPNLALVSTNEMINGVGSFETEIGELYEENYLKGKCQDFVQVHGHRGVNSTEHSICLEGEVEYGGELKYLDVMPDEILQKSIINTVYDRDYLQHELEKAKENKQINLTADEDVNKLIVSKLISVKKTKPNLYSLNFGRNVFRKKLWNDSTIKARGLFVDAETGKVKIRSYNKFFNYGENKYSTREYLENNIVYPVTAYEKYNGFLGILSVIDEKFVFATKSVTNGTHVKYFETLFEKASEKMKDEIFRICSENDVSIVFEVVSNEDRHIVDYFGKEHLFILDVIDNSLFINGVHVDNNFSKRFLKEINFDDDVIKMKKEIKKCNNFDEIIDLMENYDNFENAEGIVFCAENGLMFKYKAKHYSLWKKRRGILEFYRKDFNRAKLAGRYKDEQEFIEWLTELDNDKAENAHIIDLMNEYEIKKNNL; encoded by the coding sequence ATGAGAACGTTATTATTGTTACGGGGAACAGTTGGAAGTGGGAAAAGCACTTTTGTTAAAGAAAATAATTTGGAGCCATATACTCTAGAAGCAGATAAATTCAGGCTTCTACTTTCTAATCCGAAATTAACAAAATTTGGAGATTTTGAGATTTCGCAGAAAAATGACAGGTTGGCTTGGGAAATGCTTTTTAACTGTCTGGAAGAAAGAATGAAAAGTGGGGAATTTACCGTTGTTGATGCGACACATACTACAAAAAGAGCGATGAATTCTTATAAGAATCTTGCGGATAAGTATAAATATACAATTTATTATTATCAGTTGGATACGCCACTTGAAGAGTGTATTGAAAATAATAAAAAGAGAGAAAGCTATAAGCAGGTTGACGAAAATGTTATAAGCAGAATGTTTAGAAATATTCAGAATGAAAAGATTTCGGGAAGTTTTAAGAGAATATTTGATATAAATGAAATTATAAATTTTTGTATTGCCGATGTGACAGGAAAATATGATAAAGTCCGAATAATTGGGGATATTCATTCTTGTTTTACAGCGATTTCTGAAATTGTGAAGGATTTTGACAAAAATACCTTGTATGTATTTTTAGGAGATTTTTTGGACAGGGGAATTGAGCATAAACAGACACTTTTGTTAATGCTGGATTTATATAAAAAGGAAAATGTTATAATGATTGAAGGAAATCACGAAATTCATCTCGAAAATTTTGCCAATGACTTTAAAATTAATTCAAAACAATTCCTAAATGAAACTTTGCCAGCGATTTTAGAAGATGAAGAAAATATTGACAATTTTAAAAGAGAAATTAGAAAATTTTATAAAAAGTTAAGACAATGTTATGCTTTTAAATTTTACAATCATAAAATTCTTTGTACACATGCAGGCCTGTCTTTTGTGCCGAATTTGGCACTTGTGTCGACTAACGAAATGATAAACGGTGTTGGAAGCTTTGAAACCGAAATTGGAGAACTTTATGAGGAAAATTATTTGAAGGGAAAATGTCAGGATTTTGTGCAGGTTCATGGGCATAGAGGTGTAAATTCGACTGAACATTCAATTTGTCTGGAAGGAGAAGTTGAGTATGGTGGAGAGCTGAAATATTTGGATGTAATGCCTGATGAAATTTTGCAAAAATCTATTATAAATACAGTTTACGATAGAGATTATTTGCAACACGAACTGGAAAAGGCAAAAGAAAACAAGCAGATAAATTTGACAGCAGACGAAGATGTGAATAAATTGATTGTAAGTAAACTGATTAGCGTTAAAAAGACAAAACCTAACTTGTATTCATTAAATTTTGGAAGAAACGTGTTTCGGAAAAAATTGTGGAATGACTCGACAATTAAGGCACGTGGACTTTTTGTAGATGCAGAAACTGGAAAAGTGAAAATAAGAAGCTATAACAAATTTTTTAATTACGGCGAAAATAAATATTCTACGAGAGAATATCTTGAAAACAACATAGTTTACCCAGTTACAGCCTACGAAAAATACAACGGATTTTTAGGAATACTTTCAGTTATTGATGAAAAATTTGTATTTGCAACAAAAAGTGTAACAAATGGAACACACGTCAAATATTTTGAAACTCTTTTTGAAAAAGCAAGTGAAAAGATGAAAGATGAAATTTTTAGAATTTGCAGTGAAAATGATGTTTCTATAGTGTTTGAAGTGGTTTCAAATGAAGACAGACATATAGTTGATTATTTTGGAAAGGAACATCTTTTTATCTTAGATGTTATTGATAATAGCTTGTTTATAAATGGTGTACATGTGGATAACAATTTTAGTAAAAGATTTTTAAAAGAGATAAATTTTGATGATGATGTTATTAAAATGAAAAAGGAAATCAAAAAATGCAATAACTTTGACGAAATAATTGACTTGATGGAAAATTATGATAATTTTGAAAATGCTGAAGGTATTGTATTTTGTGCTGAAAATGGACTTATGTTTAAATACAAGGCAAAGCACTATAGTCTTTGGAAAAAACGGCGTGGAATTCTGGAATTTTATAGAAAAGATTTCAATAGAGCAAAACTTGCTGGAAGATATAAGGACGAGCAGGAGTTTATTGAATGGCTTACTGAACTTGATAATGATAAAGCTGAAAATGCTCATATTATTGATTTGATGAATGAATATGAGATTAAGAAAAACAATTTATAG